A genomic region of bacterium contains the following coding sequences:
- a CDS encoding LptA/OstA family protein has protein sequence MVLSLGSPGLAQQSPAAPDQGPVTLTADHIEYDSQTGNVVADGHVVATRGDSTINADHLTGNLKTGEVLASGHVVLTQPRKTATGDQLKYNYRTKAGQMTRAVAKYPPWTVTGQTMSTTSGRGTALSASATPCDPRRPAFRVAARRVFIVFDNYLKAYDAVIYIYGVPVMYVPVYTVSLRPGRGNAGPTLGYDNFNGFWAEYTQYIPIGDWTGQVRVRDATRSGVSGEGIFFRQFPDYLVNFHLGRAVSFDQNGNQFNLDQNTVDVTGNYWRLPWLPLSVQGIVQTGTFYESESGVGASRTEEIVNIMSDTFKLAPQLYVSAAGYLRWDSYGTGQNRQVTSAQAAITRTLTSASSTTLAYNFATVIGASPFLFDGVGTDSSLALSYSYYPGGLLANATISDTYDFLSRQTTYGLYASFNVSPSIQVGTNVQYNYTLRQLNEIDYVVNLTCDCLSLGVLYQTFPYSPQTNRWYVTMGINTLPGIATTLRFGAP, from the coding sequence ATGGTCCTGTCGCTGGGCTCGCCCGGCCTGGCGCAGCAGAGCCCCGCCGCGCCGGATCAGGGACCCGTTACGCTGACGGCGGATCACATCGAGTACGACAGCCAAACCGGGAACGTCGTCGCCGACGGACACGTCGTTGCGACGCGCGGCGACTCCACGATCAACGCGGACCACCTCACCGGAAACCTCAAGACCGGCGAAGTCCTGGCGTCGGGGCACGTGGTCTTGACTCAGCCTCGGAAGACGGCGACCGGCGACCAGCTTAAGTACAACTACCGCACCAAGGCCGGCCAGATGACCCGGGCGGTCGCGAAATACCCTCCCTGGACCGTGACCGGCCAAACCATGTCGACCACGTCCGGCCGGGGCACCGCCCTCTCGGCGTCCGCGACGCCCTGCGATCCCCGCCGGCCGGCCTTCCGCGTCGCCGCGCGCCGAGTCTTCATCGTGTTCGACAATTATCTGAAAGCGTACGACGCGGTGATCTACATCTACGGCGTGCCGGTGATGTACGTGCCGGTGTACACTGTCTCGCTCCGACCCGGCCGCGGCAACGCCGGTCCCACCCTCGGGTACGACAACTTCAACGGGTTCTGGGCCGAGTACACGCAGTACATTCCGATCGGCGACTGGACCGGGCAGGTCCGCGTCCGCGATGCCACGCGATCCGGAGTGTCGGGCGAGGGGATCTTCTTCCGGCAGTTCCCCGACTATCTCGTCAACTTCCACCTCGGCCGGGCCGTGTCGTTCGACCAAAACGGCAACCAGTTCAACCTCGATCAGAACACGGTCGACGTCACGGGCAATTACTGGCGGCTTCCCTGGCTGCCGCTGTCGGTGCAGGGCATTGTGCAAACCGGCACCTTCTACGAGAGTGAGAGCGGCGTGGGCGCCTCGCGCACCGAAGAGATCGTAAACATCATGAGCGATACGTTCAAGCTCGCCCCGCAACTCTACGTCTCCGCCGCCGGGTACCTGCGGTGGGATTCGTACGGCACGGGGCAGAACCGCCAGGTCACCTCGGCGCAGGCGGCGATAACGCGGACGCTCACGTCGGCCAGTTCGACCACCCTGGCCTACAACTTCGCCACGGTCATCGGAGCCAGCCCGTTCCTGTTCGACGGGGTCGGAACGGACAGCTCGCTCGCGCTCAGCTACAGCTACTACCCGGGCGGCCTGCTGGCGAATGCCACGATCAGCGACACCTATGACTTTCTGTCGCGGCAGACGACGTACGGACTGTACGCAAGTTTCAACGTTAGCCCGTCGATCCAGGTCGGCACCAACGTCCAGTACAACTACACGCTGCGGCAGCTCAACGAAATCGACTACGTCGTGAACCTGACCTGCGACTGCCTGTCGCTGGGTGTGCTCTATCAGACCTTTCCGTATTCGCCGCAGACCAACCGATGGTACGTCACGATGGGGATCAATACGCTGCCCGGCATCGCCACCACGCTGAGGTTCGGCGCGCCCTAG
- a CDS encoding phosphomannomutase/phosphoglucomutase produces MHPAPHIFREYDIRGVVGRDLDAGAAEKIARAFGVYLARAGVGRAAVGHDNRASSADLYAAVVRGLGTEGCDTIGIGLAVTPMLYFALRHFEVQGGVMVTASHNPPEFNGFKLCLGPGTLYGAQIQEVRALAEGIAGRAPAGRAGTAEQRAVFPAYRQMLFERIVLGPRRLRVVLDCGNGTAGAFAPDIFRGWGCEVVPLYCEPDPSFPHHHPDPVAPENLTDLIRAVREHHADVGIGLDGDGDRIGVVDDGGSILWGDLLMALFWREVLAAHPGAVALVEVKCSQALIDEIRRLGGRPEFTRTGHSLIKARMREVGAVFAGEMSGHMFFADEYYGYDDALYAAGRLLRMLARAGRPLSSLAAEIPRYYATPETRVACPDDRKFEVVDALTREFRSKYKVIDVDGARIVFPDGWALVRASNTQPVLVVRAEGTTPEALARAKGVLAEALRRHPEVAPVSW; encoded by the coding sequence ATGCATCCAGCGCCGCACATCTTCCGCGAATACGACATCCGGGGCGTGGTCGGCCGGGACCTGGACGCCGGCGCGGCCGAGAAGATCGCCCGGGCCTTCGGCGTCTACCTGGCCCGCGCCGGCGTCGGGCGCGCCGCCGTCGGCCACGACAACCGCGCCAGCTCGGCCGATCTGTACGCCGCGGTCGTCCGCGGCCTCGGCACCGAAGGGTGCGACACGATCGGCATCGGTCTGGCCGTCACGCCGATGCTCTACTTTGCGCTGCGGCACTTCGAGGTCCAGGGCGGCGTCATGGTCACGGCGAGCCACAACCCGCCGGAGTTCAACGGCTTCAAGCTCTGCCTCGGCCCGGGGACCCTCTACGGCGCGCAGATCCAGGAGGTCCGCGCCCTCGCCGAGGGCATCGCCGGCAGGGCGCCGGCCGGCAGAGCCGGGACCGCCGAACAGCGTGCCGTCTTCCCGGCGTACCGGCAGATGCTGTTCGAGCGCATCGTGCTGGGGCCGCGCCGGCTTCGCGTCGTCCTCGACTGCGGGAACGGCACCGCGGGCGCGTTCGCCCCCGACATCTTCCGCGGCTGGGGCTGCGAGGTGGTGCCGCTCTACTGCGAGCCGGACCCCTCGTTTCCGCATCATCACCCGGATCCGGTCGCGCCCGAGAACCTCACGGACCTCATCCGCGCCGTGCGCGAGCACCACGCCGACGTCGGCATCGGACTGGACGGCGACGGCGATCGCATCGGCGTGGTGGACGACGGCGGCTCGATCTTGTGGGGCGATCTTCTGATGGCGCTGTTCTGGCGCGAGGTGCTGGCCGCGCATCCGGGCGCCGTGGCGCTGGTGGAAGTCAAGTGCTCGCAGGCGTTGATCGACGAGATCCGGCGGCTCGGCGGCCGGCCCGAGTTTACGCGCACGGGCCACTCGCTCATCAAGGCCCGCATGCGCGAGGTCGGCGCGGTGTTCGCCGGGGAGATGTCCGGGCACATGTTCTTTGCCGACGAATACTACGGCTACGACGACGCCCTCTACGCGGCCGGCCGCCTCTTGAGGATGCTCGCGCGCGCCGGCCGGCCGCTGTCGTCGCTCGCCGCGGAAATCCCGCGCTACTACGCGACCCCGGAGACCCGTGTCGCGTGTCCGGACGACCGGAAGTTCGAGGTCGTCGACGCGCTGACGCGCGAGTTCCGCTCGAAGTACAAGGTCATCGACGTGGACGGGGCCCGGATCGTGTTTCCGGACGGCTGGGCGCTCGTCCGGGCCAGCAACACCCAGCCGGTCCTCGTCGTGCGCGCCGAAGGCACGACCCCCGAGGCGCTCGCGCGGGCGAAAGGCGTCTTGGCAGAGGCGCTGCGGCGGCATCCTGAGGTCGCTCCGGTCTCGTGGTAG
- a CDS encoding glycosyltransferase family 1 protein: MTRPLRVVVNAVAARMGGAATHLPNFLETAGSRYPGDTFVVCVNSSWRLPGLAPNIRLVDAGGLGNRLAHAAWDQWGVARTVARERADVLLSLLNFGPVRPRVPHVVLERNPVYFCPFYLETLGRARAVEVAATRALAHAVMRGARWVITPSAAMRDMIRVRYPDLPAAKFRVVPHGFGEGAFRREAPLPADAAGAMSGSSGTRLLYVSHAASYKGIELLLEAARLLRDETRLEATTWLTIAPEDWPEGFGRYLALIERHRLAPQVRLLGRVPHGAVHRVYEAADVFVYPSLCESFGFPLVEAMASGLPIVAADLPLNREMCGEAAVYYPPRDPAAMARETARVARDGALREHLAAAGRVRARQFSWDAHVDAVMDAVRDAAG; this comes from the coding sequence GTGACCCGGCCGCTGCGCGTCGTCGTGAACGCGGTGGCCGCGCGCATGGGCGGGGCCGCCACGCACCTGCCGAACTTTCTGGAGACCGCGGGATCGCGCTATCCCGGCGACACCTTCGTGGTCTGCGTCAACTCCTCGTGGCGCCTTCCGGGACTCGCGCCCAACATCCGGCTGGTCGACGCGGGCGGGCTGGGCAACCGCCTTGCGCATGCGGCCTGGGATCAGTGGGGCGTCGCGCGGACGGTCGCGCGCGAGCGCGCGGACGTTCTGCTGTCGCTGCTGAACTTCGGCCCGGTGCGGCCGCGGGTGCCGCATGTGGTGCTGGAACGCAACCCGGTGTACTTCTGCCCGTTCTACCTCGAGACGCTCGGCCGGGCCCGCGCGGTCGAGGTGGCGGCGACCCGCGCGCTGGCCCACGCGGTGATGCGCGGCGCGCGCTGGGTGATCACGCCGTCCGCCGCGATGCGCGACATGATCCGCGTCCGGTACCCGGACCTGCCCGCGGCGAAGTTCCGGGTGGTCCCGCACGGCTTCGGCGAGGGGGCGTTCCGGCGCGAGGCCCCGCTGCCCGCGGACGCCGCGGGAGCGATGTCCGGATCGTCCGGCACCCGCCTCCTCTACGTGTCGCACGCCGCCTCGTACAAAGGCATCGAGCTGCTCCTCGAAGCGGCGCGCCTCCTGCGCGACGAGACCCGCCTGGAGGCGACCACGTGGCTCACGATCGCGCCGGAGGACTGGCCGGAGGGATTCGGCCGCTACCTTGCGCTCATCGAGCGCCACCGGCTCGCGCCGCAGGTGCGCCTCCTCGGCCGCGTCCCGCACGGAGCCGTCCACCGCGTCTACGAGGCCGCGGACGTCTTTGTCTATCCGAGTCTGTGCGAATCGTTCGGATTCCCGCTGGTCGAGGCCATGGCCAGCGGCCTGCCGATCGTCGCCGCCGACCTACCGCTGAACCGGGAGATGTGCGGGGAGGCCGCGGTCTACTATCCCCCCCGCGACCCCGCGGCGATGGCCCGCGAGACCGCGCGGGTGGCCCGCGACGGCGCGCTGCGCGAACATCTCGCCGCCGCCGGACGGGTCCGCGCGCGGCAGTTTTCGTGGGACGCGCACGTCGACGCGGTCATGGACGCGGTCCGTGACGCGGCCGGGTGA
- a CDS encoding glycosyltransferase family 39 protein produces the protein MPSERPVPWEGAQLPAGVYRWGVALATVLGAALRVAHIARPFNRLMAWNEGHYAMIALNFTRYGLWSQHNELGVDRTFSPGVPWLIWASMKLFGPSEAAARLPIALFGIAAIPLLAAAARRLVKSEQIALAAAAFVAVAPGLVYFAQNVQLDTPSICCALAAAVMMLRYRDTRRRADAVWAGVWLAAAVWLKFTTMLLYPAFLALWWPARPQPPLRAAAAAVGFTTATALPSLAWIVSGWLTFSSSSGFTKRFFFRDWDLRGIVKALSEIPLAVEAHLFALIFLLLIVGVVASVRARAHLAAVWIWCLPWIALYIFAPWDSLVNRYYDLAATYLLTIVAAIGLWQWTARRTRRAPGDEPWPRALLAGLVVVVAVTAAYDVWDPMTDRIARASMAHVPPIDPSPFYSARIVGALPRGPTIADTPQTMFYAGGDPAWIEITGGDVRWKIDDERFDYIVLNDYGHGQEPYYAIDTALRDELARHHYVQIAPAAWAHVRTRIADLGGYRDETVPFWSPGAAWRRPGITVWE, from the coding sequence ATGCCGTCGGAGCGTCCGGTCCCCTGGGAAGGCGCGCAGCTTCCCGCCGGCGTCTACCGGTGGGGCGTGGCGCTGGCGACGGTGCTCGGCGCGGCGCTCCGCGTCGCGCACATCGCGCGGCCGTTCAACCGCCTGATGGCCTGGAACGAAGGGCACTATGCGATGATCGCCCTCAACTTCACCCGCTACGGGCTGTGGTCGCAGCACAACGAGCTCGGCGTCGACCGTACCTTCTCGCCCGGGGTGCCGTGGCTCATCTGGGCGTCGATGAAGCTTTTCGGACCGTCCGAGGCCGCGGCCAGGCTGCCCATCGCGCTCTTCGGCATCGCCGCGATCCCGCTGCTCGCGGCTGCCGCGCGGCGCCTGGTCAAGAGCGAACAGATCGCCCTCGCCGCGGCGGCCTTCGTCGCGGTGGCCCCCGGGCTCGTGTACTTCGCGCAGAACGTGCAGCTCGACACGCCGAGCATCTGCTGCGCGCTCGCCGCCGCGGTGATGATGCTGCGCTACCGCGACACCCGCCGCCGCGCCGACGCCGTGTGGGCCGGCGTCTGGCTGGCCGCGGCGGTCTGGCTCAAGTTCACGACGATGCTCCTGTACCCCGCGTTTCTTGCGCTGTGGTGGCCCGCCCGGCCGCAGCCGCCGCTGCGCGCCGCGGCCGCGGCTGTCGGCTTCACCACGGCGACCGCGCTGCCGAGCCTGGCCTGGATCGTCAGCGGCTGGCTGACCTTCTCTTCGTCCTCGGGCTTCACGAAGCGGTTCTTCTTCCGGGATTGGGACCTCCGCGGCATCGTGAAGGCGCTCTCCGAAATCCCGCTCGCCGTGGAAGCGCACCTCTTTGCCCTGATCTTTCTCCTGCTCATCGTGGGCGTCGTGGCCTCCGTGCGGGCGCGCGCGCATCTCGCGGCCGTCTGGATCTGGTGCCTGCCGTGGATCGCCCTCTACATCTTCGCGCCGTGGGACAGTCTCGTAAACCGGTACTACGACTTGGCCGCCACTTATCTGCTCACCATCGTCGCCGCGATCGGTCTCTGGCAGTGGACCGCCCGCCGGACGCGGCGCGCGCCGGGGGACGAGCCCTGGCCGCGCGCGCTCCTGGCCGGGCTGGTGGTGGTCGTCGCCGTCACCGCCGCCTACGACGTGTGGGACCCGATGACCGACCGGATCGCGCGGGCGTCGATGGCGCACGTGCCGCCGATCGATCCGTCGCCCTTCTACTCGGCGCGCATCGTGGGCGCGCTGCCCCGCGGCCCGACGATCGCCGACACTCCGCAAACCATGTTCTACGCCGGCGGCGACCCCGCGTGGATCGAGATCACCGGCGGCGACGTCCGCTGGAAGATCGACGACGAGCGGTTCGACTACATCGTGCTCAACGACTACGGCCACGGGCAGGAGCCGTACTACGCGATCGACACGGCGCTGCGCGACGAGCTCGCCCGGCATCACTACGTGCAGATCGCGCCGGCCGCGTGGGCGCACGTGCGCACCCGCATCGCCGATCTCGGCGGCTACCGCGACGAGACCGTCCCGTTCTGGTCGCCGGGCGCCGCCTGGCGGCGCCCGGGCATCACCGTCTGGGAGTGA
- a CDS encoding O-antigen ligase family protein, whose protein sequence is MTPPNARVAYVRWAAVATVVCYSAGYATIGFGLMFFGAAWSLLRRRSFPWRQTPLDPPLAVFGIVLLVSAIASPYRSIALIVTPALLLSGAIYFGSFAWLLEHDPASRMTLLRAWALGAPPAALAGLATVVLGHAERASIPRGVGPNGLGTTLLLGGLLALGLGLAPRRRLWERIAWAACAAVVFAGLLASGSRASLLGWLVGALWLGWHRLRPRARAAAAVVAAALVAVGVAAAVSPDVYDATLGPLLARAEDVAPDMTDRVLNAPYDIAGNRLKIWGTSLRMLASSPWLGTGFGTFEAAYAHWKDPDMSSEPFAFNLALNLAVETGVLGLYAAAWVAQAGIAEWRRWGRALQPGRTDPSRPIVAALWVGLLVDQLADNTLFSISTSAALWLLLAYLAVPGRPAANGASGRAVPSRRGASIEPSAAGMVP, encoded by the coding sequence GTGACGCCGCCTAACGCGCGCGTCGCCTACGTCCGGTGGGCGGCCGTCGCCACAGTCGTCTGCTACAGCGCGGGATACGCCACGATCGGGTTCGGCCTGATGTTCTTCGGCGCGGCATGGAGCCTGCTGCGCCGTCGATCCTTCCCGTGGCGGCAAACGCCGCTCGATCCGCCGCTCGCCGTGTTCGGGATCGTGCTGCTTGTCTCCGCGATCGCCTCGCCGTACCGCTCCATCGCGCTGATCGTCACGCCGGCGCTGCTGCTGTCGGGCGCGATCTATTTCGGCTCGTTCGCCTGGCTGCTCGAGCACGATCCGGCCTCGCGCATGACCCTGCTGCGCGCCTGGGCCCTTGGCGCGCCGCCGGCTGCGCTGGCCGGCCTCGCCACCGTCGTGCTCGGGCACGCCGAACGCGCTTCGATTCCGCGCGGCGTCGGGCCGAACGGCCTCGGCACGACGCTGCTCCTCGGCGGCCTGCTCGCGCTGGGGCTCGGGCTCGCCCCGCGGAGGAGGCTGTGGGAGCGGATCGCGTGGGCGGCGTGCGCCGCGGTTGTGTTCGCGGGTCTTCTGGCCTCCGGTTCGCGCGCCTCTCTGCTCGGCTGGCTCGTCGGCGCGCTCTGGCTCGGCTGGCACCGCCTGCGCCCGCGGGCGCGCGCCGCCGCGGCGGTCGTGGCGGCGGCGCTGGTCGCCGTCGGCGTGGCCGCGGCGGTCTCACCGGACGTGTACGACGCGACGCTCGGCCCGCTGCTCGCCCGGGCCGAGGACGTGGCTCCCGACATGACCGACCGGGTGCTCAACGCCCCGTACGATATCGCGGGCAATCGCCTCAAGATTTGGGGCACCTCGCTGCGCATGCTCGCCTCGTCGCCGTGGCTCGGGACCGGCTTCGGCACGTTCGAGGCCGCGTACGCGCACTGGAAAGACCCCGACATGAGCAGCGAGCCCTTCGCGTTCAATCTCGCGCTCAACCTCGCGGTGGAGACGGGCGTGCTGGGTCTCTACGCCGCCGCGTGGGTGGCGCAGGCCGGCATCGCCGAATGGCGGCGGTGGGGGCGGGCGCTGCAGCCGGGCCGGACGGATCCGTCGCGGCCCATCGTCGCCGCGCTGTGGGTCGGGCTGCTCGTCGATCAGCTCGCCGACAACACGCTGTTTTCAATTTCCACGAGCGCCGCGCTCTGGCTGCTCCTCGCCTACCTGGCCGTGCCCGGCCGGCCCGCCGCGAACGGCGCGTCGGGGCGCGCCGTCCCGTCCCGTCGCGGGGCGTCCATTGAGCCGAGCGCGGCGGGCATGGTACCATGA
- a CDS encoding UDP-glucose/GDP-mannose dehydrogenase family protein, with translation MRLSVIGTGYVGLVTAACFADLGHHVIGMDRDAERIRRLHDGDVPFYEPGLAEMLQRVQQADRLQFSTSIGEAVERSDVLFITVGTPSKEGGDADLGAVTAVAEGIAGALTGYRLIVEKSTVPVRTGARIRDQIARLTGGAVPFDVACNPEFLREGSAIEDFMHPDRIVLGVTSERSEQLLRELYAPFACPLLVTDLTTAETIKHASNAFLAMKISYINAVSAICERVGADIRQVADGMGYDRRIGRAFLDAGVGYGGSCFPKDVAAFIRIAEGAGYKFRLLEEVARINDEQRETLLRHLRDALRVFADRTIAVFGLAYKPNTDDMREAPSVAIIDRLLREGAAVRAYDPAAETNARQLLPAVTYCPTPYETASDSDAVVILTEWDEFRSLDLARLREVMRRPVLIDGRNVLDPQAARALGFHYAGMGR, from the coding sequence ATGCGGTTGAGTGTCATCGGCACCGGCTACGTCGGTTTGGTGACGGCCGCCTGCTTCGCCGATCTCGGGCACCACGTGATCGGCATGGATCGCGACGCCGAACGCATCCGCCGGCTGCATGACGGCGACGTCCCGTTTTACGAGCCCGGCCTGGCGGAGATGCTCCAGCGGGTGCAGCAGGCGGACCGCCTGCAATTCTCGACGAGCATCGGCGAGGCGGTGGAGCGCTCGGACGTCCTCTTCATCACCGTCGGCACCCCGTCCAAGGAGGGCGGCGACGCCGACCTCGGCGCCGTCACCGCGGTCGCCGAGGGCATCGCCGGCGCGCTGACCGGCTACCGCCTGATCGTGGAGAAGAGCACCGTGCCGGTCCGCACCGGCGCGAGGATCCGCGACCAGATCGCCCGCCTCACGGGCGGGGCGGTGCCGTTCGACGTCGCGTGCAACCCGGAGTTTCTCCGCGAGGGGTCCGCGATCGAGGATTTCATGCATCCGGACCGGATCGTGCTGGGCGTCACGAGCGAACGCAGCGAGCAGCTGCTGCGGGAACTGTACGCGCCGTTCGCCTGTCCGCTGCTCGTGACCGACCTGACGACCGCCGAGACGATCAAGCACGCCAGCAACGCCTTCCTGGCGATGAAGATCTCCTACATCAACGCCGTGTCCGCGATCTGCGAGCGCGTGGGGGCGGACATCCGGCAGGTGGCCGACGGCATGGGGTACGACCGCCGCATCGGCCGCGCGTTCCTCGACGCCGGCGTGGGCTACGGGGGCTCCTGTTTTCCGAAGGACGTCGCCGCGTTCATCCGGATCGCCGAGGGAGCCGGCTACAAGTTCCGCCTGCTGGAAGAGGTGGCCCGGATCAACGACGAGCAGCGGGAGACGCTCCTGCGGCATCTGCGGGACGCGCTGCGGGTCTTCGCCGACCGGACGATCGCGGTCTTCGGACTGGCCTACAAGCCCAACACCGACGATATGCGCGAAGCGCCGTCCGTGGCCATCATCGACCGGCTACTCCGTGAAGGCGCCGCCGTCCGCGCGTACGATCCCGCCGCCGAGACCAACGCCCGCCAGCTTCTGCCGGCGGTGACGTACTGCCCGACTCCGTACGAGACGGCGAGCGACAGCGATGCCGTGGTGATCCTCACCGAGTGGGACGAGTTTCGATCGCTCGATCTCGCCCGGCTGCGGGAAGTCATGCGCCGCCCGGTGCTGATCGACGGCCGGAACGTGCTCGACCCGCAGGCGGCGCGCGCGCTCGGCTTTCACTACGCCGGCATGGGGCGATGA
- the asnB gene encoding asparagine synthase (glutamine-hydrolyzing), whose protein sequence is MCGICGVYQDPAGDPAQLEGAAERMTACLVHRGPDDGGVWADPGGRAALGNRRLAIIDLSPAGHQPMVAADGDVVLTYNGEIYNFQELREGLVASGYPFRGRSDTEVILALYLREGKAMCRRLRGMFALAIWDGRSRELLLARDRLGIKPLYYAMRGGRCVFAQEIRAIRASGLLSLPPNPAALAAFLRLGSVPAPMTAFAGVEELPPAHVLTIRDGRATPERYWELPALRAGAGDPETAAEVIRERLRSAVASHLVSDVPLGVFLSGGMDSAAIVALMRDAGHDRIRTFSITFPEREFDEGGDAARLAAYYQTEHTASEVRGDDLAADLDGIVAAMDQPTVDGINTYYVSRVTRRSGTIVALSGLGGDELFCGYPSFRLTPRVLAWQRATGRIAAARPVLAAALAAVPSRRSAKLRESLGLPPTIQSAYLTVRGLMSREETVGVLAPGPLSDAARDFDAVAAIGALAPDTPADPVAATGVLELRGYMHNQLLRDTDVMSMAHSLEVRVPFLDHPLVEYAAALPGQLRADGHAPKWLLRKALGTLVPETAGAVKRGFTFPLGRWLNGPLRPRAQDALRDVRLFRPAAVARLQHQVARGRAHWSRLWVLVVLSEWMRAVAGGSEALAG, encoded by the coding sequence ATGTGCGGCATCTGCGGCGTCTACCAGGATCCAGCGGGAGACCCGGCCCAGCTTGAGGGCGCCGCCGAGCGCATGACGGCCTGCCTCGTCCACCGCGGTCCGGACGACGGCGGCGTCTGGGCGGATCCCGGCGGCCGGGCCGCGCTCGGCAATCGCCGTCTCGCGATCATCGATCTCTCGCCGGCGGGACATCAGCCCATGGTCGCCGCGGACGGGGACGTGGTCCTCACTTACAACGGCGAGATCTACAACTTCCAGGAGCTTCGCGAGGGGCTCGTAGCGTCGGGGTATCCGTTCCGCGGCCGGTCGGACACCGAGGTGATCCTGGCCCTCTATCTCCGGGAAGGGAAGGCGATGTGCCGGCGCCTCCGCGGCATGTTCGCGCTCGCGATCTGGGACGGCCGTTCGCGAGAGCTCCTGCTCGCCCGCGACCGTCTCGGCATCAAGCCGCTGTACTACGCGATGCGGGGCGGTCGGTGCGTCTTCGCGCAGGAGATCAGGGCGATCCGGGCGTCCGGCCTGCTGTCGCTCCCGCCGAACCCGGCGGCGCTCGCGGCGTTCCTGCGCCTCGGGTCGGTGCCCGCGCCGATGACGGCGTTCGCCGGCGTCGAGGAGCTCCCGCCCGCCCACGTGCTGACCATTCGCGACGGCCGCGCGACCCCAGAGCGCTACTGGGAGCTGCCGGCGCTCCGCGCCGGCGCCGGCGACCCGGAGACGGCCGCGGAGGTGATCCGCGAGCGGCTGCGCAGCGCCGTCGCCAGCCACCTGGTGAGCGACGTGCCGCTCGGTGTCTTTCTCAGCGGCGGCATGGACTCCGCGGCGATCGTGGCGCTGATGCGCGACGCGGGGCACGACCGGATCCGGACCTTCTCCATCACCTTTCCCGAGCGCGAGTTCGACGAGGGCGGGGACGCGGCGCGTCTGGCCGCCTATTATCAGACGGAACACACCGCGTCCGAGGTGCGCGGCGACGACCTCGCCGCGGACCTCGACGGGATCGTCGCGGCGATGGATCAGCCGACGGTCGACGGCATCAATACCTACTACGTGTCGCGCGTCACCCGCCGGTCCGGCACGATCGTCGCGCTGTCGGGACTGGGCGGCGACGAGCTGTTCTGCGGCTATCCGTCATTCCGGCTCACCCCCCGCGTGCTGGCGTGGCAGCGCGCTACCGGCCGGATCGCCGCGGCCCGGCCGGTCCTCGCCGCGGCGCTCGCCGCGGTGCCGTCGCGGCGCTCCGCCAAGCTGCGGGAGAGTCTCGGCCTGCCGCCCACGATTCAGTCGGCCTACCTGACCGTCCGGGGCCTCATGAGCCGGGAGGAAACGGTCGGCGTGCTCGCGCCCGGCCCGCTGTCCGACGCCGCGAGGGATTTCGACGCCGTCGCGGCGATCGGGGCGCTTGCGCCGGACACGCCCGCCGATCCGGTCGCCGCCACGGGCGTCCTCGAGCTCCGGGGGTACATGCACAATCAGCTGCTGCGCGACACCGACGTCATGAGCATGGCGCACAGCCTCGAGGTGCGGGTGCCGTTCCTGGACCACCCGCTCGTCGAATATGCGGCCGCGCTGCCGGGACAACTGCGCGCCGACGGCCACGCGCCGAAATGGCTGCTCCGGAAGGCGCTGGGCACGCTGGTCCCGGAGACGGCCGGCGCGGTGAAGCGCGGATTCACGTTTCCGCTGGGCCGCTGGCTGAACGGTCCGCTCCGTCCCCGCGCGCAGGACGCCCTGCGCGACGTCCGCCTGTTCCGTCCGGCGGCAGTGGCGCGCCTTCAACACCAGGTCGCGCGCGGGCGCGCGCATTGGTCCCGCCTCTGGGTGCTCGTCGTCCTGTCCGAGTGGATGCGCGCCGTCGCCGGCGGATCGGAGGCGCTCGCCGGATGA